One genomic region from Flavobacteriales bacterium encodes:
- a CDS encoding N-acetyltransferase, which translates to MKGQHVLLDYSKNDDVYELIHIEVPFTLRDNGVGSGFLHSVMEHLQHKDAKVKPRCPFTKSFLNENPQYSNMVVGKS; encoded by the coding sequence ATGAAAGGTCAGCACGTCCTTTTGGACTACAGTAAGAATGATGATGTCTATGAGCTGATCCATATCGAAGTCCCATTCACCCTGAGGGACAATGGAGTCGGTTCTGGATTCCTACATAGCGTGATGGAACACCTCCAGCACAAGGATGCAAAAGTGAAACCCCGATGCCCGTTCACGAAATCCTTTCTCAATGAGAATCCACAATATTCCAACATGGTGGTGGGGAAATCCTGA
- a CDS encoding mechanosensitive ion channel family protein, with amino-acid sequence MKLVYLLRLQLDVVEDEKQNIDVDPGMAIERIDSWIDGIVRLAPNIIVAILVLVAFYFLARFAKRFVTRQSKKRGRENLGQVAGGFIRWIVLISGFVLAATIVIPTLKPGDIIAGLGVSSVAIGFAFKDILQNWLAGLLILLRQPFEVDDQIEVSGHEGTVMRIETRATIIRTYDNQRVVIPNSDIYTSAVKVKTANEIRRSQYDVGIGYADDIERAKEVIKKAVSQVEGVSQEKDVEALVWGLDASRVTLRVRWWSKSRRSDVVHINDRVITAVKHALDDASIDMPYETQVHLFHDQTEESDGDRSAQREGWPDEGEGTRPRWKAEKEKQEKQQKPNSDSDRSDRP; translated from the coding sequence ATGAAACTCGTATATCTTCTCAGACTCCAACTGGATGTCGTAGAGGATGAAAAACAGAACATAGATGTCGATCCAGGCATGGCCATCGAGCGGATAGATAGCTGGATAGATGGTATCGTACGCCTAGCTCCGAATATCATCGTTGCGATCCTTGTACTGGTCGCATTTTATTTTTTGGCACGTTTTGCCAAAAGATTCGTCACACGACAGAGCAAGAAACGCGGTCGGGAGAATCTAGGCCAGGTAGCCGGAGGTTTCATACGTTGGATCGTGTTGATCTCCGGATTCGTATTGGCTGCGACTATCGTCATCCCTACCCTGAAGCCTGGAGATATCATAGCCGGTCTGGGTGTGAGTTCAGTGGCTATCGGATTTGCCTTCAAGGATATCCTTCAGAATTGGCTGGCCGGCCTTTTGATCCTGCTCCGGCAACCGTTCGAAGTCGATGACCAGATCGAAGTAAGTGGTCACGAAGGCACGGTCATGCGTATAGAGACTCGTGCCACCATCATCAGGACCTACGATAATCAACGGGTGGTCATCCCAAATAGTGACATCTATACTTCTGCCGTAAAGGTCAAAACAGCCAATGAGATCCGCAGAAGTCAATATGATGTCGGCATTGGCTACGCAGATGATATAGAGAGGGCCAAAGAGGTCATCAAGAAAGCCGTTTCCCAAGTAGAGGGTGTCTCTCAAGAGAAAGATGTCGAAGCACTCGTATGGGGCCTAGATGCCAGTAGGGTGACTTTGAGAGTACGCTGGTGGAGCAAGAGTAGACGAAGCGATGTGGTACACATCAATGATCGGGTGATCACAGCCGTGAAGCATGCCTTGGATGATGCAAGCATAGATATGCCTTATGAGACCCAAGTACATCTCTTCCATGATCAGACCGAAGAGAGTGATGGGGACCGTTCAGCTCAACGGGAAGGTTGGCCAGACGAAGGAGAAGGAACCAGACCGCGCTGGAAAGCAGAAAAGGAAAAACAGGAAAAGCAGCAGAAACCGAATTCCGACTCTGACCGCTCGGATCGTCCGTGA